Below is a window of Brassica napus cultivar Da-Ae chromosome A5, Da-Ae, whole genome shotgun sequence DNA.
TTACAACCACACCATAGTTAATAATTAcgaaaatctctacatatattTGTGTATATCAGAAACGCAAACGTAGTTGTTACACAAGCTAACATTCGGACCTTATGTTTTCTCCTTAGGTGTTAAGGAACTGATTTATTATAAAGATAATAAGGTCCTCACAAACTCTCCATTCACCAagacagcaaaaaaaaagatgtcaaCAGTTTCACCCTCCTCGCAACTGGTTCAGGTGGTTCCAGACAACCACAACAACACTGACGACTCCTCTGCGGAGGTCAACTACGAAGATCTTGTCCGTAAGTCATGTCTATTTGACCTTTTATTTGACATTAAGGTTCATTAGTTTCCTCACAGGTTTAAAACATTTTACAACACTCATGTTCTTGTTTTCTCTTTACTTTGTAACATGCTGAGACACCATACCTCTTATGTTTTTCAGAGGAAGCAATGGAGAGCTTGTCCCTCGAGGAAGGTATTAAAAAAAGGTTTCTCTAACTCTGTGGCTTTGTATCACTTTGCGACTTATTGAATTTCCACCTTATGGAACTTGCAGGCACTGTTGAACCGCAGATTGGGGATGTGGGAGACGGAGTCATTGATGGGACGACGTCCGAAGGTGGATACCTGGTGACGATGAAATTCGGTTCTCAAGTGCTGAAAGGAGTGCTTTACCATCATGCTAAAAGGCCCCAACAAGCCATGGGAACACCACCTTCAGGCATGCCACCAGCATCACAGCGCCGAGCTAAGAAGAAAGCCATAGAGACTACTCAAGTTGATTCTAAGAAACCCAAATTCCGCAGGAGTGGCTACAAACCTAAGAAACAGGTCACTTACTTATAGTTATCATCAAATCAAATCCTTTAACCAAGTGTTTGCTTATAATCTGATACCATTTTCTTACAGGTTTATCGAGACAAAGGAGTTATGGATGGGGAGAGGTACAGAACTGAGATCATGCTGGAGTACGAGTCTGCACATGAGTCTGATGGAGCTTCTGCTTCTGCAGCCGCCACCATGGCTCAGTAGTCTTTTATTTCTTCTGTTATGttgttgtcttcttctttctttattacatttctctttcttctttctttctctggACAAGTTCTCTTTCTTTTATAATGAATATTTATAATGTCATTGATCAGTTTGCAGAACATGTCATGTTTATGGTTGTAGGGTTAGTAAAAGAGGTTACTAACTGCGCATTTATGTCTTTCTTGCTATTTTGATTCATGATATCccgtttgtttgttttttttgtttctgttttcaaCTTGGATATATCTTATGTTGttgcagaaatttgaatgaacTATTATTACTCTTTCCGTTCCAAATtaattcatgttttaaaaaaaaagtattttaagaagatatatttttattagataataatgtaaaattttaaattttgaaaagaaatcatGTTTACTGTACTTCGATggataaaaattatagaaaatatagttaaacacaaaataatgcATTTACAATTAAgatcaaacatatttttaatatgtgtggaaaaatttaaaacatacattttttGAAATGGGGTAGGGAACATCATTTATTTAACACATGTTTCTTGAATCCCATTTTTGTTGTTAGTTTTCAAGAGTTTCAACATGTTCTCCCAACATATAAAAAGCTTGTTTGATAATCAACATGTTCAATATTCAGGATAAAACGCTGCGTATCGAAAGAGGCGACAAAAGAGGCGATAAGGCGATTGGAGTTTCGACGTTCGATAACGGCATGAGTACGGCGGATCCGCCGGATTTACCATTATCTCCGGTGAGAGATGGTGCATCTATGGGGGAGGCGCAGGGTTTGGATCAAGGAGCACGGCAAGTTTTGGATCTATCGGACCTAACTCAGAATTTGACGAAGGTTTTGGGTATTACAATCTTCGACGGTGAAGGATCGAAAGATCAAGCTCCTAAGGGATTGGATAGGGAGAGGAAAGGCGATCAAAGGGATGTGAATTATGGAGGATTAAAAGGTTCGTGGGTTGGAGCGGTCCAAGGTCAAAAGGTTCTGAAGAAGTATGAAGTAGAAGTCGAGATGAAGGATGGTATTGGATCGGTAACAGTTCCGGAAGAGATAACAAAAGATGTAGCTCCTCTGTGGGATGATTTTCTCATTGGAAAATTTTTGGATGATGCTCCTCATATTGGCAAAGTTCATGCGATAATCAACAAGATATGGACGATCAA
It encodes the following:
- the LOC125609073 gene encoding high mobility group B protein 10-like; protein product: MSTVSPSSQLVQVVPDNHNNTDDSSAEVNYEDLVQEAMESLSLEEGTVEPQIGDVGDGVIDGTTSEGGYLVTMKFGSQVLKGVLYHHAKRPQQAMGTPPSGMPPASQRRAKKKAIETTQVDSKKPKFRRSGYKPKKQVYRDKGVMDGERYRTEIMLEYESAHESDGASASAAATMAQ